A window of the Candidatus Eremiobacteraceae bacterium genome harbors these coding sequences:
- a CDS encoding SDR family oxidoreductase has translation MSRLNPTAMSSSTSTQPARRVALVSGSAAGLMRGVCVSLARRGHDIACNFKPDRTNADETLAAVRAEGAQAEAFRADVADPAQAEQLVGQAAARFGRLDVLVCGAGPMLVRDLHATAAEDFRAMIDGNLTSVYACSRSALSFMRAQKFGRIIAFGMTGSETTQGFRHLSAYAAAKAGVVAFIKSIALEEGPNGVTCNAICIGDIRDKSADRATARTRKEYRNPTTRPGSWEDIGDAVAYLAGDEASFVNGAVLTVGGGWQGFFADYARWH, from the coding sequence ATGTCCCGCCTGAACCCGACCGCGATGAGTTCTTCTACTAGTACGCAGCCTGCACGAAGGGTTGCGCTGGTCAGCGGCAGTGCAGCCGGTCTGATGCGTGGCGTATGCGTGAGCCTCGCGCGGCGCGGCCACGACATCGCGTGCAATTTCAAACCCGACCGAACCAATGCGGACGAAACGCTGGCGGCCGTGCGCGCCGAAGGAGCGCAAGCCGAAGCCTTCCGCGCCGACGTGGCGGACCCCGCGCAAGCTGAACAGCTCGTGGGGCAGGCCGCGGCGCGATTCGGCCGGCTCGACGTCCTCGTCTGCGGCGCCGGACCCATGCTCGTTCGAGACCTGCACGCTACGGCGGCGGAAGATTTTCGCGCGATGATCGACGGCAATCTCACGTCGGTGTACGCCTGCTCGCGCTCGGCGCTCTCATTCATGAGGGCACAGAAATTCGGCCGCATCATAGCCTTTGGAATGACCGGCAGCGAAACCACGCAAGGTTTTCGTCATCTCAGCGCCTACGCTGCCGCGAAAGCCGGTGTTGTGGCGTTCATCAAATCGATCGCGCTTGAGGAAGGGCCGAACGGCGTGACTTGCAATGCGATCTGCATCGGAGACATCCGCGACAAGAGCGCGGACCGCGCCACGGCTCGAACGCGGAAAGAATATCGCAATCCCACGACGAGGCCGGGAAGCTGGGAAGACATCGGGGACGCCGTTGCGTACCTCGCGGGCGATGAAGCATCGTTTGTGAACGGCGCCGTACTCACGGTGGGCGGCGGTTGGCAAGGTTTTTTCGCCGACTACGCGCGCTGGCACTGA